The Elgaria multicarinata webbii isolate HBS135686 ecotype San Diego chromosome 13, rElgMul1.1.pri, whole genome shotgun sequence region GCTCAGCTGTGTGGTCCTGCAGTGCCGCAAGAAGGCCTTCCTGTCAGCCGTCCTCTTCTGCCTCACTCCCGCTAATGTCTTTATGACAGCTGCTTATTCAGAAAGCATGTTTGCTCTCTTAGTGTTTGCTGCCATGTGGCAGCTAGAGAAAAAGCAACGTTGGGCCAGCACCCTCCTCTTCTCGTTAGCCACCGGCGTGCGCTCCAATGGACTAATCAATGCTGGATTTCTCCTCTATTCGGAGATGAAACACTTCGCCTCCCAGCTCCAGGCAAGGACAGGAACTGGGGTAAGGCCGCTGCAGAACTTAGCTCAATTCCTAAACTGGGCAGTGTCTCTGGTGGTCATGGTAGCCTCTGTTTTCCTACCTTTTGCTCTGTTTCAGTTTTTTGCCTACCTTAGATTCTGCAATCCCAACGCGAGCCCAGTACATGCTGTGCCAGAGCCACTGTTGAAGCTGGCTGTAGATAAGGGGTATCGTGTAGCCACCTCAGATGGTGAGGAATCCCCATGGTgctcctgggaccttcctgtgcTCTACACCTATATTCAAGATGCTTACTGGAACGTCGGCTTCCTCAGGTACTTTGAGCTCAAACAGATCCCCAACTTCCTACTAGCTGCGCCTGCCATTGTGCTGGGCTCATGGGCGGCCTGGTGGTACTTCACTGCAAACCCTTGGCACTGCCTAATGCTCGGCCTGCTGAGAAGAAAGACTGGAGGGATGCAAGGTGAAGATTCTGACAAGCCGGCTGCTGGTTTTTCCTCTCCGGGTGCATTTGTTTACATGGTCCATGCAACAGCTCTGTTGGTGTTTGGGACGTTTTGCATGCATGTACAGGTGAGTCTGCCAGATTCTTCCTGGGGGAAGGGCAAATAGTGATGGCAGCTTAATGGCACCTGAGCAAAGGTGTATATAGCACATTATTGTCTGTCTTGACTGGCAGCATCAGATCGTGAACGCTGCTCCTGAGGACCACAATATGTAGCGCCTAACACTGAGCAGTGAGTTGCAGCCGCTCCCAGCTTCTAACCAAGTGTAGTACCTGTTTATACTTGTTTCATTTACATGACATCTTAAAAAGGTGTACATCTTAAGAGATGTTATAAAaacacctaaaaatgtaatgtgtgataTCAAGAAACTTCAGGCTTTCCCAGCTCTGTTAAACTGACATCCCTTAAGTGGAGATAAAACCTGAGGAGCCATATATACGAAGAATATATACTAGTATATAGAATATGTTAGAGACCATAGGTTGTGGTTGAatacatgcttggcatgcagaaggacccacgTACAGTCCCTGAAATCTCCAGGtaaaaaaaggatcaggtagcaagtgatggaAAATACTTCTGCGTGAAACCCTGGGGGTGCTGCTGCCAACCAGTGTAAACCATTCTGGGctagtctgactcaatataaattGAGTTCTTACATTCTCTGCCACTGTGCAGTTAATCTAGCTTTGGGTTAACTACTGGcaggaataatttttttaaaaaggaactagAAACACAGCCTGGAGAAACAAGGAGTAAGGGATTGCTATGTTCAAATATGTAAAAGtctctaataaaataaaaacagttgtTTACTCTTGCCAATaagagaaataatattttagtaagagcagctgaatttgaaCTGTGTAGCAGAGAGAACCTTGTATCTCTAAGAATGGCAGTGGAACTGGGTGAAGGACCAGGTTGCCCTGTGGAAATGGTGCATTTCCCTGCTTTTAAGTCTGAGTATGCTGGCCTTGGGCAGGGCCATGTAGAGATGTACATGGCAACAGGAGTGCCCGTGCGCTGTTTTGCTGCAAGGTGAGCTCTGATCCCTGCCCTTCATTCTCAAAGAGCACAGGCACCAGACTCTGGACTGAGGATGTATCCCCCAGCTCCAAATGCTTTAGAGTCTCCA contains the following coding sequences:
- the PIGV gene encoding GPI mannosyltransferase 2 isoform X2, giving the protein MASQVRMPLRSGKDPRCREVVWFAVLCRAITLLLQALFNFLIPDHVADAFSPPRLSESGFCDGLLEWLLGGLSRWDAEHFLFIAEHGYVYEHNCAFFPLFPLSLRVAAETALWPLSGFLCLRSRLLLSAALLNGLFSVLASWTLYELSCVVLQCRKKAFLSAVLFCLTPANVFMTAAYSESMFALLVFAAMWQLEKKQRWASTLLFSLATGVRSNGLINAGFLLYSEMKHFASQLQARTGTGVRPLQNLAQFLNWAVSLVVMVASVFLPFALFQFFAYLRFCNPNASPVHAVPEPLLKLAVDKGYRVATSDGEESPWCSWDLPVLYTYIQDAYWNVGFLRYFELKQIPNFLLAAPAIVLGSWAAWWYFTANPWHCLMLGLLRRKTGGMQGEDSDKPAAGFSSPGAFVYMVHATALLVFGTFCMHVQMKRILQRWQVSMAIHCSLEVIQDDLRGRKFQERRSREFL
- the PIGV gene encoding GPI mannosyltransferase 2 isoform X1, with product MASQVRMPLRSGKDPRCREVVWFAVLCRAITLLLQALFNFLIPDHVADAFSPPRLSESGFCDGLLEWLLGGLSRWDAEHFLFIAEHGYVYEHNCAFFPLFPLSLRVAAETALWPLSGFLCLRSRLLLSAALLNGLFSVLASWTLYELSCVVLQCRKKAFLSAVLFCLTPANVFMTAAYSESMFALLVFAAMWQLEKKQRWASTLLFSLATGVRSNGLINAGFLLYSEMKHFASQLQARTGTGVRPLQNLAQFLNWAVSLVVMVASVFLPFALFQFFAYLRFCNPNASPVHAVPEPLLKLAVDKGYRVATSDGEESPWCSWDLPVLYTYIQDAYWNVGFLRYFELKQIPNFLLAAPAIVLGSWAAWWYFTANPWHCLMLGLLRRKTGGMQGEDSDKPAAGFSSPGAFVYMVHATALLVFGTFCMHVQVITRFLGSSSPVLYWFSACLLYDNEILMQNGSPSSQHGALHSEKHSLRNSPNWSRNENPVLALLSNWRQCTTLTKCILGYVLSYWLLGLVLHCNFFPWT